A stretch of the Phaeodactylum tricornutum CCAP 1055/1 chromosome 15, whole genome shotgun sequence genome encodes the following:
- a CDS encoding predicted protein, with product PSIVDVVSGTADFSTLVRAIVAADLVDTLSAPGNFTVFAPTNAAFEALGTTLDDLINNENKEPLRQILLYHVVPAKALFSDLEDDSTLTTAQGSAIAVELRYFLWFVTGARLNGDARITDRNIETSNGVIHVIDKVLIPPSE from the coding sequence CCGTCCATTGTCGACGTGGTGTCGGGCACTGCGGACTTTTCGACTTTAGTCAGGGCCATCGTGGCCGCCGATCTTGTTGATACGCTGTCGGCACCAGGAAACTTCACAGTTTTTGCCCCCACCAACGCAGCATTTGAGGCTTTGGGAACAACCTTGGACGACCTGATCAACAATGAGAACAAGGAACCCCTGCGGCAGATTCTCTTGTACCACGTTGTGCCAGCGAAAGCCCTTTTTAGCGATCTCGAAGACGACTCCACGCTCACAACCGCACAAGGATCAGCCATTGCGGTCGAACTCCGGTATTTTTTATGGTTTGTAACTGGCGCTCGCCTGAATGGAGATGCGCGTATTACGGACCGTAATATTGAAACCTCCAACGGAGTCATTCATGTTATTGACAAGGTATTGATTCCTCCCTCGGAGTAA
- a CDS encoding predicted protein has product MNYIPDSMIPADRKDLCSGTLSKKPAFGRTRGLEEQPMKSDRSLVSKLTFAFASKNSLDSTETLLTHMGEDTSDVSFLEEEEFDLRTAIGQPNAGEPATRRKQAKFWRKKTQLHLAQYGTKSRKLAISFMNLGLAEFERGNADAAVNALATSASIFQNLATDTRLGYAMSLHFISLAGLACGKISIAKDAIEECYKIRLVELGPLHIDTIDSYCQIGYIYIYTRQFTLAMSTLSEGFKVMRAVFDDSNEKIVDIATEIGTLCVQLGEKPRAQWYFNFALRSCHSLHLWQKAASLEEQLYKYGLSETRVDL; this is encoded by the coding sequence ATGAACTACATTCCAGACAGTATGATTCCTGCTGACCGAAAGGATCTATGTTCCGGTACTCTGTCAAAGAAGCCAGCCTTTGGTAGAACCCGTGGGCTAGAAGAGCAACCAATGAAATCCGACCGATCCCTTGTCTCTAAGTTGACCTTCGCCTTCGCCTCAAAGAATTCACTGGACTCAACAGAAACCTTACTAACTCATATGGGAGAAGACACATCGGATGTTTcgtttttggaagaagaggaattCGACTTACGCACTGCGATCGGGCAGCCTAATGCGGGCGAACCGGCTACACGGAGGAAACAGGCCAAATTCTGGAGGAAAAAAACCCAGCTACACTTGGCACAATACGGAACAAAAAGCAGGAAACTGGCAATTAGTTTCATGAATCTTGGTCTGGCAGAGTTTGAGAGAGGAAACGCAGACGCCGCAGTCAATGCTCTGGCCACATCCGCTAGTATTTTTCAAAATCTTGCCACGGATACTCGTCTGGGCTACGCCATGAGCCTGCATTTTATCTCTCTTGCCGGCCTGGCTTGCGGCAAAATCAGCATTGCCAAAGATGCGATTGAAGAGTGCTACAAAATCAGACTCGTAGAGCTAGGGCCCCTTCATATTGACACTATTGATTCATACTGCCAAATTGGGTACATCTACATCTATACACGGCAATTCACTCTTGCGATGTCAACGTTATCTGAAGGTTTCAAAGTTATGCGAGCGGTCTTTGACGACAGTAATGAGAAGATTGTCGACATCGCGACAGAAATCGGCACGCTCTGCGTACAGCTGGGCGAAAAACCTCGCGCCCAATGGTACTTCAACTTCGCTTTGCGGTCATGTCATTCATTGCACTTGTGGCAGAAAGCAGCCAGCCTCGAAGAGCAACTCTATAAATATGGGTTGAGCGAGACGAGAGTGGATCTTTAG